GGCGTCGCTGCTGCAGGGAAGATGCAGCAGTCGCATCTGGGGCGGCTTCGATTTATCGATGACTCCGCAGGGCCAATGGACGGACAAGCGGGTGGAAGACTGACCGCATTGATCCGCGAACTTGCTGGCAGTGATGTCTGTCCGGATGTATCGGCTGGCGGCCACATGGCCTGATGTGCGATGAATCAAATCAGAAGATCAAGAGCGGACGCGTAGAGGTCGCTCTGATCGCCGATCGGAAGGCGCTGCTGCCACTTGCGGTGGTCGTGGCGGGTGTCATGCGTCACGTCGGGCAGCGTGCGGTTCGGTTTCACATTCTCAGCCCCGGGCTCGACGGACGCGATCGGGCTGGCATCGAGCGGCTTGCCGTGAGGGAAGGCAACGGCACGCTCGCGTGGCTCGACACCCGCGAGGCCCAACGCATGATCGCGGAACTGCCGCAGGTGGCCCACGTGCCGCCGATCAGTTACACGCGGCTCTTGCTGCCGACGCTGGTTCCGGACGTCGAGCGTTTGCTCTACCTCGATGTCGATTTGGTCGTCAAGGCCGACATCGGCGTCCTCTGGGATCTCGGGACGGACGGCCGTGCGATCGCGGCGGTTGCGGATCCCGGCATGCCGATGCTCGGGTCTCCTAACTGCGTGCACTATGCCGTCGAAGAGTTGGAAGACCCTGACGCGCGTCCGTTCAACGCGGGTGTGATGCTGATGGACCTCACCATCTGGCGCTCGGAAAATCTCGCCGCAGAGGTACTTGCGTTCTTGCGGCGCTGGATGAACTGTCTGACCTGGGCCGACCAGGACGGCCTCAACGTCGTGTTGGAGAAGCGATGGGCGGAGCGCGAGCTGATGTGGAACGTGC
The Planctomycetota bacterium genome window above contains:
- a CDS encoding glycosyltransferase family 8 protein, with the protein product MCDESNQKIKSGRVEVALIADRKALLPLAVVVAGVMRHVGQRAVRFHILSPGLDGRDRAGIERLAVREGNGTLAWLDTREAQRMIAELPQVAHVPPISYTRLLLPTLVPDVERLLYLDVDLVVKADIGVLWDLGTDGRAIAAVADPGMPMLGSPNCVHYAVEELEDPDARPFNAGVMLMDLTIWRSENLAAEVLAFLRRWMNCLTWADQDGLNVVLEKRWAERELMWNVPVPLLYGGNPAQLPEVSAFDTRPHFAKPAIYHLAGGNKPWNSGPNHTFRQAWLRELRSSGFHSDVSWQAWRAGDEARALTFTVRNRLRNWRRPARRAEEVP